One genomic region from Halobacteriovorax sp. HLS encodes:
- a CDS encoding CBS domain-containing protein: MSVSKFMSKNVISLNQDQTVEEAAKIMIEKNIGGLPIVDSTGKLVGMITESDFIGQKVDVPHALVSLTRLLGQTHHKGSVEEIFEKAKSSKLSEVMSTNVDTISSSADLSEASSIMLAQNVSRLPVCDDGNLVGIITKRDILKSFSK, from the coding sequence ATGAGCGTTTCAAAATTTATGTCAAAGAATGTGATCTCACTCAATCAGGATCAAACAGTTGAAGAAGCTGCAAAAATAATGATTGAAAAGAATATTGGTGGTCTTCCTATTGTTGATAGTACAGGCAAGTTAGTGGGGATGATTACAGAGTCAGATTTTATTGGTCAAAAAGTAGATGTTCCGCACGCGCTTGTGTCTTTAACAAGACTTCTTGGACAAACTCATCACAAAGGCTCTGTTGAAGAAATCTTTGAGAAGGCCAAGTCTTCTAAGTTATCTGAAGTAATGAGTACTAACGTGGATACAATTTCAAGTTCTGCAGACCTCTCGGAAGCAAGTAGTATTATGCTTGCTCAGAATGTAAGTAGATTACCTGTATGTGATGATGGGAATTTAGTTGGAATAATTACTAAAAGAGATATTCTAAAATCATTTAGTAAATAA